A part of Corvus hawaiiensis isolate bCorHaw1 chromosome 25, bCorHaw1.pri.cur, whole genome shotgun sequence genomic DNA contains:
- the VPS26B gene encoding vacuolar protein sorting-associated protein 26B isoform X1, producing MSFFGFGQSAELELVLSDAESRRRVEHKTEEGKKEKYFLFYDGETVSGRVVLTLKNPNKRLEHQGIKVEFIGQIELYYDRGNHHEFVSLVKDLARPGEFTQSQTFDFEFTHVEKPYESYTGQNVKLRYFLRATVSRRLNDVVKEMDIVVHTLSTYPELNSSIKMEVGIEDCLHIEFEYNKSKYHLKDVIVGKIYFLLVRIKIKHMEIDIIKRETTGTGPNVYHENDTIAKYEIMDGAPVRGESIPIRLFLAGYELTPTMRDINKKFSVRYYLNLVLIDEEERRYFKQQEVVLWRKGDIVRKSMSHQAAIASQRFEGTSSHGEAKPPGQPAENNGRQ from the exons ATGAGCTTCTTCGGGTTCGGGCAGAGCGCGGAGCTTGAGCTGGTGCTGAGCGACGCCGAGAGCCGGCGGCGGGTGGAGCATAAAACGGAGGAAGGCAAGAAGGAGAAATACTTTCTCTTCTACGACGGCGAGACCGTGTCGGGGCGGGTGGTTCTCACGCTCAAGAACCCCAACAAGCGGCTGGAGCACCAGGGCATCAAGGTGGAATTCATCGGGCAGATCG AACTCTACTATGACCGAGGGAACCACCATGAGTTCGTGTCCCTGGTGAAGGACCTGGCCCGGCCCGGGGAATTCACTCAATCGCAGACGTTCGACTTCGAGTTCACACACGTGGAGAAACCTTACGAGTCCTACACGGGGCAGAACGTGAAGCTACG ATATTTCCTCCGTGCCACCGTGAGCCGCAGGCTGAACGATGTGGTCAAGGAGATGGACATCGTTGTGCACACCCTGAGCACCTACCCCGAGCTCAACTCCTCCATCAAGATGGAAGTGGGCATCGAGGACTGCCTGCACATCGAGTTCGAGTACAACAAGTCCAA GTACCACTTAAAAGATGTGATTGTGGGGAAGATCTACTTCCTGCTGGTGCGGATCAAGATCAAGCACATGGAGATAGACATCATCAAGAGGGAGACGACGGGCACGGGGCCCAACGTGTACCACGAGAACGACACCATAGCGAAGTACGAGATCATGGATGGGGCACCTGTGAGAG GGGAGTCCATTCCCATCAGGCTCTTTCTGGCTGGTTATGAGCTGACTCCAACCATGAGGGACATCAACAAGAAGTTCTCTGTGCGTTATTACCTCAACCTGGTGCTGATTGATGAGGAGGAGAGGCGCTACTTCAAACAGCAG gaggTGGTGCTGTGGAGGAAAGGGGACATCGTGAGGAAGAGCATGTCCCACCAAGCTGCCATCGCGTCCCAGCGCTTCGAGGGGACGTCCTCGCACGGCGAGGCCAAGCCCCCCGGGCAGCCCGCGGAGAACAACGGCCGGCAGTGA
- the VPS26B gene encoding vacuolar protein sorting-associated protein 26B isoform X2: protein MSFFGFGQSAELELVLSDAESRRRVEHKTEEGKKEKYFLFYDGETVSGRVVLTLKNPNKRLEHQGIKVEFIGQIELYYDRGNHHEFVSLVKDLARPGEFTQSQTFDFEFTHVEKPYESYTGQNVKLRYFLRATVSRRLNDVVKEMDIVVHTLSTYPELNSSIKMEVGIEDCLHIEFEYNKSKYHLKDVIVGKIYFLLVRIKIKHMEIDIIKRETTGTGPNVYHENDTIAKYEIMDGAPVRVLSRCRSQKSPVLLEWSWNSCQQGQDLAVDRACWFLKGVEVF, encoded by the exons ATGAGCTTCTTCGGGTTCGGGCAGAGCGCGGAGCTTGAGCTGGTGCTGAGCGACGCCGAGAGCCGGCGGCGGGTGGAGCATAAAACGGAGGAAGGCAAGAAGGAGAAATACTTTCTCTTCTACGACGGCGAGACCGTGTCGGGGCGGGTGGTTCTCACGCTCAAGAACCCCAACAAGCGGCTGGAGCACCAGGGCATCAAGGTGGAATTCATCGGGCAGATCG AACTCTACTATGACCGAGGGAACCACCATGAGTTCGTGTCCCTGGTGAAGGACCTGGCCCGGCCCGGGGAATTCACTCAATCGCAGACGTTCGACTTCGAGTTCACACACGTGGAGAAACCTTACGAGTCCTACACGGGGCAGAACGTGAAGCTACG ATATTTCCTCCGTGCCACCGTGAGCCGCAGGCTGAACGATGTGGTCAAGGAGATGGACATCGTTGTGCACACCCTGAGCACCTACCCCGAGCTCAACTCCTCCATCAAGATGGAAGTGGGCATCGAGGACTGCCTGCACATCGAGTTCGAGTACAACAAGTCCAA GTACCACTTAAAAGATGTGATTGTGGGGAAGATCTACTTCCTGCTGGTGCGGATCAAGATCAAGCACATGGAGATAGACATCATCAAGAGGGAGACGACGGGCACGGGGCCCAACGTGTACCACGAGAACGACACCATAGCGAAGTACGAGATCATGGATGGGGCACCTGTGAGAG tgctgtctCGATGCAGGTCCCAAAAGAGTCCTGTGCTGTTAGAGTGGAGCTGGAATAGCTGTCAGCAAGGGCAGGATCTGGCTGTGGACCGTGCATGCTGGTTTCTGAAGGGAGTTGAGGTCTTCTAG
- the VPS26B gene encoding vacuolar protein sorting-associated protein 26B isoform X3, which translates to MESREQVQFRGATGSPELYYDRGNHHEFVSLVKDLARPGEFTQSQTFDFEFTHVEKPYESYTGQNVKLRYFLRATVSRRLNDVVKEMDIVVHTLSTYPELNSSIKMEVGIEDCLHIEFEYNKSKYHLKDVIVGKIYFLLVRIKIKHMEIDIIKRETTGTGPNVYHENDTIAKYEIMDGAPVRGESIPIRLFLAGYELTPTMRDINKKFSVRYYLNLVLIDEEERRYFKQQEVVLWRKGDIVRKSMSHQAAIASQRFEGTSSHGEAKPPGQPAENNGRQ; encoded by the exons ATGGAGAGCAGGGAACAAGTGCAGTTCCGTGGAGCCACGGGCTCCCCTG AACTCTACTATGACCGAGGGAACCACCATGAGTTCGTGTCCCTGGTGAAGGACCTGGCCCGGCCCGGGGAATTCACTCAATCGCAGACGTTCGACTTCGAGTTCACACACGTGGAGAAACCTTACGAGTCCTACACGGGGCAGAACGTGAAGCTACG ATATTTCCTCCGTGCCACCGTGAGCCGCAGGCTGAACGATGTGGTCAAGGAGATGGACATCGTTGTGCACACCCTGAGCACCTACCCCGAGCTCAACTCCTCCATCAAGATGGAAGTGGGCATCGAGGACTGCCTGCACATCGAGTTCGAGTACAACAAGTCCAA GTACCACTTAAAAGATGTGATTGTGGGGAAGATCTACTTCCTGCTGGTGCGGATCAAGATCAAGCACATGGAGATAGACATCATCAAGAGGGAGACGACGGGCACGGGGCCCAACGTGTACCACGAGAACGACACCATAGCGAAGTACGAGATCATGGATGGGGCACCTGTGAGAG GGGAGTCCATTCCCATCAGGCTCTTTCTGGCTGGTTATGAGCTGACTCCAACCATGAGGGACATCAACAAGAAGTTCTCTGTGCGTTATTACCTCAACCTGGTGCTGATTGATGAGGAGGAGAGGCGCTACTTCAAACAGCAG gaggTGGTGCTGTGGAGGAAAGGGGACATCGTGAGGAAGAGCATGTCCCACCAAGCTGCCATCGCGTCCCAGCGCTTCGAGGGGACGTCCTCGCACGGCGAGGCCAAGCCCCCCGGGCAGCCCGCGGAGAACAACGGCCGGCAGTGA
- the THYN1 gene encoding thymocyte nuclear protein 1, with the protein MPWPSRKRDKEAVADKEESDAKIAKTEEKASDKQEEEKSAKPPAGKSTSGWKNWKKKASESGGEESKITYCHWLLKSEPESRLEKGVDVKFSIDDLKAQPNQTTCWDGVRNYQARNFLRSMKLGQQAFFYHSNCKEPGIVAIVKIVKEAYPDHTQFDKKHLYYDSTSKKENPKWSMVDVQFVRMTKRFIPLSEIKVHHLEHKAKGGPLKNMMLFAKQRLSVQPLTQEEFDFVLSLEE; encoded by the exons ATGCCTTGGCCGAGCAGAAAGAGGGACAAAGAAGCAGTAGCAG ATAAAGAAGAGTCTGATGCTAAAATTGCCAAAACCGAGGAGAAGGCTTCGGAtaagcaggaagaagagaagtCTGCAAAACCTCCAGCTGGAAAATCCACATCAGGATggaagaactggaagaaaaaagcatcTGAGTCCGGTGGGGAAGAAAGCAAGATCACGTATTGTCACTGGCTGCTGAAATCAGAACCAGAGAgcaggctggagaagggggTGGATGTGAAG TTCAGCATTGATGACTTGAAAGCTCAGCCTAATCAGACAACCTGCTGGGATGGAGTAAGGAACTACCAG GCAAGGAATTTCCTGAGATCCATGAAACTTGGGCAGCAGGCTTTCTTCTACCACAGTAACTGCAAAGAGCCTGGCATTGTGGCCATCGTCAAG ATCGTAAAGGAGGCGTACCCTGATCACACGCAGTTTGATAAGAAGCATCTTTATTATGACTCCACCAGCAAAAAAGAGAACCCCAAATGGTCCATG GTGGATGTGCAGTTTGTGAGGATGACCAAGCGCTTCATCCCCCTCTCTGAGATCAAGGTTCACCACCTGGAACACAAAGCCAAGGGGGGGCCCCTCAAGAACATGATGCTCTTTGCCAAGCAGCGCCTGTCCGTCCAACCCCTGACACAAG AGGAATTTGATTTTGTCTTGAGCCTGGAAGAGTAA